A portion of the Pseudomonas koreensis genome contains these proteins:
- the rpoS gene encoding RNA polymerase sigma factor RpoS translates to MALSKEVPEFDIDDEVLLMEAGIDSESSMSNDEGAAPPSVRSKSRHSASLKQHKYIDYTRALDATQLYLNEIGFSPLLSPEEEVHFARLSQSGDPAGRKRMIESNLRLVVKIARRYVNRGLSLLDLIEEGNLGLIRAVEKFDPERGFRFSTYATWWIRQTIERAIMNQTRTIRLPIHVVKELNVYLRAARELTQKLDHEPSPEEIANLLEKPVGEVKRMLGLNERVSSVDVSLGPDSDKTLLDTLTDDRPTDPCELLQDDDLSQSIDQWLSELTDKQREVVIRRFGLRGHESSTLEDVGLEIGLTRERVRQIQVEGLKRLREILEKNGLSSESLFQ, encoded by the coding sequence ATGGCTCTCAGTAAAGAAGTGCCGGAGTTTGACATCGACGATGAGGTTCTCCTTATGGAGGCCGGCATCGATTCGGAATCTTCGATGTCGAATGATGAAGGGGCTGCTCCACCTTCCGTTCGTTCCAAATCCAGACACTCCGCTTCACTTAAACAACACAAGTACATCGACTACACGCGTGCACTTGATGCCACGCAGTTGTATCTCAACGAAATCGGCTTTTCCCCTCTGCTCTCCCCGGAAGAAGAAGTTCATTTTGCGCGCTTGTCGCAAAGTGGCGACCCGGCCGGGCGCAAGCGCATGATCGAAAGTAACCTGCGGCTGGTCGTCAAGATCGCCCGGCGTTACGTCAATCGGGGGCTGTCGCTGCTGGATCTTATCGAAGAGGGCAACCTCGGATTGATCCGCGCGGTGGAAAAGTTCGATCCCGAGCGCGGCTTCCGCTTCTCGACCTACGCCACGTGGTGGATTCGTCAGACCATCGAACGCGCGATCATGAATCAGACCAGGACCATCCGGTTGCCGATTCATGTGGTCAAAGAGCTCAACGTGTACCTGCGGGCTGCACGGGAGCTGACGCAAAAACTCGATCACGAACCTTCACCCGAAGAAATCGCCAACCTGCTGGAAAAACCGGTGGGCGAGGTCAAGCGCATGCTCGGCCTGAACGAACGGGTTTCTTCGGTCGACGTCTCGCTGGGTCCGGATTCGGATAAAACCCTGCTGGACACCCTCACTGACGATCGTCCAACCGATCCGTGCGAACTGCTGCAGGACGACGACCTGTCGCAGAGCATCGATCAATGGCTGTCGGAGCTGACCGACAAGCAGCGTGAAGTGGTGATTCGCCGCTTCGGCCTGCGCGGTCATGAGAGCAGTACGCTGGAAGACGTAGGCCTGGAGATCGGTCTGACCCGCGAACGGGTACGGCAGATCCAGGTGGAAGGCCTCAAGCGCCTTCGCGAGATCCTTGAGAAGAATGGCCTGTCGAGCGAGTCGTTGTTTCAATAA
- the fdxA gene encoding ferredoxin FdxA, producing the protein MTFVVTDNCIKCKYTDCVEVCPVDCFYEGPNFLVIHPDECIDCALCEPECPAVAIFSEDEIPSGMENFIELNAELADVWPNITERKDPLPDSAEWDGKPNKIEQLER; encoded by the coding sequence ATGACCTTCGTCGTCACCGACAACTGCATCAAGTGCAAGTACACCGACTGCGTAGAAGTCTGTCCGGTGGACTGCTTTTACGAAGGCCCGAACTTCCTGGTGATTCACCCGGACGAGTGCATCGATTGCGCGCTGTGTGAACCAGAATGCCCGGCTGTGGCGATCTTCTCGGAAGATGAGATCCCAAGCGGCATGGAAAACTTCATCGAGCTCAATGCCGAGCTGGCGGATGTCTGGCCGAACATCACCGAGCGCAAGGATCCCCTTCCGGATTCTGCCGAGTGGGATGGCAAGCCGAACAAGATCGAACAACTCGAACGCTGA